The genomic segment CGTTTGGCTGCGCCAATCCTCGCCCGCTCGCAAGTGCCGCTGAGCTAGGGCGTTATGTGCTTTATCAATAAACGTAGTTTTTATTTTAGTGGGCCTGGTGTTAGCTGATTGGTTCGGCGCTTCTGTTCAGTCAAATGGTCCTGCCGTCTGTTGCCTGTACTGCACGAAAGGATTGAATAGCCAGCGAAACCTTTTGTGAAGCCTCCCGCCGCTACAAGGCTTACATGGGCATTTGGCAGGGCACCTTCGCTTAGCCCTCGCACGTACCGGTATCCAGCCAGCGTTTGCCGTATCACAGGGTCACTTCGATCAAAAGGTTCTGCAATGCACGGCTTGGCTACACCTGCCAATGGGTCGGGTACTTCAACGCGAACTGCTATGGGCAATCTAGGACTCATTGGCGGGCATTAGTGCCACGCCATTGAAGTCCCCTAGGTTCCGCGTATGCTTAGGTCGGGGCAAACAATAATCGCGGAGGCGCTTCGCATGAGGTCGCACATAACAAATTGCTTCAGTCGGACGCCACACCCGCTGCGCGGGCATGGCGCCGCTGAGCTCAGGTGTTATACGTCAAGGAGGCCTTAGTGGCATCTGAACTCATCCTCCCATCCGAAATTCCCTGGAGCGAGATTAAGGGAAAGGATCTTGAAGAGCTTCTCTATTGGCTTTTCGATTCCATGGGAGCAAAGAATCTGGAATGGAGGATTGGAGGTCAAGGCGGCGGTGCCGCCGATCAAGGACGTGATCTGGAGCTTTCGTTTTTTACCCCATCGCCCGACGGAACATTGGCGAAGCAGGCTTGGTGGGTAGATGCGAAGGGACGAAGTGGGACAGTTGAGCCCAGCGAGGTCCATGAAACTGTTCTCAACGTTTCGGGCAAAAAACACGTAGACGTCGTAGTCATCGCTACCAACACTCAATTTTCCAATCCAACAAGAGACTGGGTTAAGGAGTGGCAAGCGAATCATCCACGACCAGTGGTGAAATTGTGGGAAAAGACGGAGTTGGAGAATCTTTGTTCTAAAAACCCCCTCGCGGTCATCAGGCTGCACAAGGAAGCCCTCAGCCCTCAGGGTCGGGTTGAGGTCGTAAGCGCCAAGCTTTGGGATTACGCAACTTTTTCCGATGGGCCGGCTCTTCGTTCTATCTGGGAAAAACGAGACAAGATTTCGGTGGATGAACGATCACTCTTCGCTTTGGTCGCGTCAGAGCTCGCCAACGGCAACATCGCCTCCAGAAACTGGACATCTGTAGCCTCAAACGAAGTACTTGTCGCCAATCTGTGCAATGGTTTGGTTAACTTTCTCTATCTGGCATTTAGGG from the Oceanococcus sp. HetDA_MAG_MS8 genome contains:
- a CDS encoding restriction endonuclease — protein: MASELILPSEIPWSEIKGKDLEELLYWLFDSMGAKNLEWRIGGQGGGAADQGRDLELSFFTPSPDGTLAKQAWWVDAKGRSGTVEPSEVHETVLNVSGKKHVDVVVIATNTQFSNPTRDWVKEWQANHPRPVVKLWEKTELENLCSKNPLAVIRLHKEALSPQGRVEVVSAKLWDYATFSDGPALRSIWEKRDKISVDERSLFALVASELANGNIASRNWTSVASNEVLVANLCNGLVNFLYLAFRANDHGARQDPLIGAITYLVQISLLRVGKDTTTALLTNAWESVDGRDYPQEVRNIILEPVLGTLQAELEDVCVSDCSRVMADAQVLSDKEVESYWDRFGPGGEGDGEPKRHLRLESYDRPCKVGFDVGKEQSCPLCAMERPHESIDEFMEVVERVTKFRMSEKNDV